The Acaryochloris thomasi RCC1774 nucleotide sequence AGCAGTAGGCCACACACCATCACATTCCACAGCGATTCGTATAGAAAAGTGGGGTGGTAGTAGGCTTCACTGGCTAGCCCCTCAGGACGGCTATTGGCAGGAATAAACAGCTTCCACGGTAAATTTGTGGGGGCACCAAAGGCTTCAGAGTTGAAGAAGTTGCCCCAGCGACCGATGGCCTGCCCGAGAATCAGTGAGGGGGCAACGGCATCCGCCAGTCGCCAGAACGAGATGCGCTGCAGACGACTGAAGATGATCGCCGCAATCGTGCCGCCAATAATCGCACCGTGAATGGCAATGCCGCCGCGCCAAATCGCAATAATCTGCTCAGGGTTTTGGCTGTAGTAGTCCCACTGAAAGGCGACGTAGTAAAGGCGTGCGCAGGGAATCGCACCGATGACGAGCCAGACTGCAAGATCGCCAATGATTTCGGGATTGAGACGGCGGGACTTTGCCAGCTTTTGGGAGAGCGTTACCCCAATCAAAATGGCACTCGCAATCAACAGCCCATAGAAGCGCAAACTCAAGGGGCCAATCTTTAGATTGGTTCCGGGAGAGGTAAAGGTAAATGCGAAGAGCGATTGAGCGGCAGCAAGCAGCATAAAAATGACAACGATCGGGCACAAGGGCTAGTATCGCATTCCTGGGTTTTGCTTGATGCAATTTGCGATTTCGCCACGGCGTTGGTCCTTTTTCCACACTGATGTCCTTGAATCTTCAATCCGCTGCCGGTTCAAGGGTTGAGGAAATGACGCCACAGACTATTTCTCTAATCGACCGTGCGCGCTGTTTCGGGGGCTAGCTCTGCATTGGCCTCACACCCCTCAGCAAAACTTTGAATGGAGCCTGTGCTGAGGGATGGTTGCTGGGCGGACACGTGCAAAGCCTCGAACCCCACAACCGTTGAAGGTGTATCCAGCACAATGAGGAAAAGTGCAATCACTCTCAGCTCCTTATGAACAGCAGCGGCGGATGGAGAGAAATTTGCGATCGCAACTGACATTAATCTGACATATGTCAGGGGTTGTCAAATATAAGATAAAATTATCTTTTGTATTTAACATTGCGCTTTGTTCTGTGCCTTACTCAGTGCCAAATAGGACGCATTTTAGGATAGGCTTAAGCATATAAGATTTCTGTTTTTAATAGATCTTTGTCTATAGAAGGCGTGATGAATTGGTAAGTTAACTGGCTGTCCATCCGGGTGTATAGAGTCGGCCGCCCAGGATTCGAGGCCACGCTTGCTTGCCATCCTGCCCTCAATATCTGACTCAAGGAGGAATTACAACGTGGATTTTTTGTCTGATTTTTTGACGCTCTTCTTGGCGAAGTTGCAGTCCCCGACACTTGGCTTTCTGATTGGTGGCATGGTCGTTGCCGCCGTCAATAGCCGTCTGACCATTCCAGATCCGATTTATAAGTTCATCGTCTTCATGCTGCTGCTAAAAGTTGGCCTGAGCGGTGGTATTGCAATCCGCGAGGCCAATCTAGCAGAGATGCTGTTGCCCGCAGCGTTCGCCATGATAGTGGGTATCCTGATCGTGTTCATCGGTCGCTACACATTGGCCAAGCTGCCGAACGTCAAAACCGTAGATGCCATCGCGACCGCGGGCTTGTTTGGTGCCGTGAGTGGCTCGACCCTCGCCGCCGCCCTGACCCTACTGGAAACAGAAGGCATCGAATACGAAGCCTGGGCCGCTGCCCTCTATCCCTTTATGGATATCCCCGCACTCGTGACCGCGATCGTCTTAGCGAGCATCTATAACAACAAGCAGAAGCAGCGCCGTGCCGCAGAAGAGCAGCTCAGCAAGCAGGAGTATCTCAGTAAGCAACCCGTTGCCTCAGGTGGTTATTCCAGTGGGCAGAACGTTGCTGCAGGCGGGCGTCCCAAGAAACAGCAAGTTGAGCGGGTCAAAGTATGGCCCATCGTCAAGGAAAGTCTTCAGGGGTCTGCCCTATCGGCACTGCTGCTGGGTCTTGCCCTAGGCATTCTAACCCAGCCAGAAAGTGTTTTTGAGAGCTTCTATGAACCCCTCTTCCGCGGCCTGCTTTCGATCCTGATGCTGGTCATGGGTATGGAGGCCACGGCAAGGCTCGGTGAGCTGCGTAAGGTGGGTCAGTGGTACGCTCTATATGCCTTTGTGGCCCCGCTTCTGCATGGGCTCATCGCCTTCGGCTTCGGCATGATTGCCCACGTCATCACGGGATTTAGCTTAGGTGGCGTCGTGATCATGGCCGTCATCGCCGCTTCCAGTTCAGATATCTCAGGGCCGCCCACTTTACGAGCCGGTATTCCTTCGGCCAATCCCTCTGCCTACATTGGCTCATCTACCGCCGTCGGCACGCCGGTTGCACTTGCCTTGGGCATACCGCTCTACATCGGACTTGCCCAGGCCCTGGCGGGTGGCTAATTCCAAACGGGGCAAGAAACACGACGACCCAGTTCAATGAATATATACATTAGGAGGTAACCAAAATGGCCAAGCCAGCAAGCAAGCTCGTCATCGTCACGGAAAAGTTGCTGCTGAAAAAGATCGCCAAGATCATCGACGAAGCCGGGGCGACCGGCTATACGGTGGTGGATGCTGGCGGTAAAGGCAGTCGCAACGTACGCTCGTCAGGACGACCTGCCGTTTCTGACACCGACTCGAATGTGAAGATTGAGGTGCTCACCGATAGTCGGGAGATGGCCCTGAAGATTTCGGATGAGATTGCATTGCAGTACTTCGACGATTATTCGGGCATCGCCTATCTTTGTGATGCAGAGGTGCTGAGCGCGCACAAGTTCTGTGGACCAGACGGCTGCTGAATTGAGATGACGTTCCAGATGGAAGCTGTTTAATCCTGAATTTACCTACCCCATTGACGCTCTTAGATATAGTCTCTAGCTGTAGCAAATCTACATCTGGTCCAGTGCGCTTGAAAGGAAAGACCCAGGAAAACACAATGAATCAGGTCAAAGATACAGTCCAAGATAATAGCGGCTGGTCCGTTCATATTTACCAGGGTCGCCGCTTGCTTTTTTCGCTTTATCCTTCTCACGCCTGGATTTTTTTACTGGGAGCTGTCTCCAGTAGCCTGCTGATTTTTGCAGGCCTGCAGTGGTCGAATTGTGTGTCTCAACCCTCTAAACCAGGTTCGGCTCAGCCCGCACAGGTCGCCCCCCTCCAGTTAGATTAGATTGATTGAGGAAGCTACAGGGTATCAAGAGACAGCGCCGATATCGCAATGTTAGAAGCTGCGCCCTATCTTTATGTCTGCGGGCACGAGCGTATTGGGGATACTGCTGCTTTCCGTCATTCCAGACAATGGAGATATCAAGGTTATGGAGTGGACATGATTCGGCTTGATCATCTTTGTGCGATTGAGCCCATCCATACTAGGATGCAGCAAAGCCCATTGCTTTCACGGGATAGTCTTTAACTTGCCACGTCTGAAACGAATTCAAAAATCAGCGGGCAATGATCGCTACTATGCGGCGCTGAAGCAGAGATATCGAAAAACGCAGCAAGAACTTTTTCTGGGTCTTTTAGCGCTGCTCAGCGTCATCTTGACCGGAACCCTTTGGTATTGGCTCGTTGAGGGCTGGCGCTTCATAGAATCTCTCTATATGACCGTCATTACCCTAGCGACGGTGGGATTTTCCGAAGTGCAGCCCCTAGGCGATCGCGGTCGGCTGTTCACGATTTTACTGATCGTTTTGGGCATCGTTGCCGTCGGCTATATCGTCAACAGATTTACCGCCGCAATTGTGGGAGGCTACTTTCAAGAAGGAATGCGCTTAAATCAGCGTCGTAAACTCATGCAAGAACTGTCTGAGCATTATATTCTGTGCGGATTTGGGAGAACAGGACGTCAAATTGCCGAAGAGTTTTCTGTACAGAAGATTCCGTTTGTGGTGGTCGATGCCGACGAGGAAGCGGTGCAGCGGGCGCAGCGGATGGGTTTTGTGGCCGTGCAGGGGGATGCAACCCAAGATAATACCCTCCATTTACTGAAGATTGAGGCGGCCGTTTGTCTGGTCTCAGCCTTATCTTCCGATGCTGAAAATCTATACACTGTGCTCTCTGCTAGAACGCTCAACCCGAATATTCGCATTATTGCCCGGGCCAGTGGCGAAGATGCCATCCAGAAATTACAGCGAGTGGGGTCCGATGCGGTGATCTCGCCCTATGTAACGGGGGGCAAGCGCATGGCTGCTGCTGCGCTGCGTCCGCAGGTAATGGACTTTATGGACGGAATCTTTTCTGGTGGAGATCGCACTTATTACATGGAAGAGTTTTTGCTTGATCCACTGGTCTGCTCTCAAATTGGTCAAACCCTGAAGGAATCGAAGTTGAGATCGCTGACCGGGGTATTAATTGTCGCTATCCGGCGAGAGCAAGGTGAACTGATCATCGGGCCAACTGCTGAGGTGCAACTCCAGGCAAGAGATTTTCTGATTTGTTTAGGCACGGCTGAGCAGCTCCAAATCATGAACCGCACTCTTTGCCCCATCAACTCTAGTCACCTGCAGCGACCACTCTGGGAATAGCAGATGTAATGCGAGCAGGGTTGAACTCTCCCTCAACCCAGGATCAGAATGGGACAGTCATTCATCGGTTGTATTGAAACAATCCGAGCAGACACGAGAATGCTAGGATTCCCTCGATTTTTTATACAGCTACCCCAAACATCTCAGAAGCGCACTGCCCACAGAATAAGACAGGGCAGATACTTGCGATATTTACACGGACAATCAACAGGCATAACTGAGAGCTAGGTGTGGAAAGGCTCTCAACCTAACATTCGAGCAGCCTATCGTTGCATATAACCTAGGCATCAACGGCAAGAGAATGTCACGATGGAGGAGCTGTATTGATACACGATTGCCAATATGTTTAAGCGCTGGTTTGCGATCGCAACTCTAACTCTCTTCTTCGCTCTTTATACATGGATGCCTGCCGTTTACGCCCAGGACCAAGCCAAGGCCATCTTTGCTGGCGGCTGCTTCTGGTGCATGGAAAAGCCCTTTGATGAACTACCGGGCGTAATTTCGACCACCTCGGGCTATACCGGCGGTACAAAGGACAATCCAACATATGAAGAGGTCTCGTCAGGCAATACAGGCCACGCAGAGTCTGTGGAGGTCGTCTATGACCCAGAGCAGGTGAGCTATGACCAACTGCTTGATGTCTACTGGCACAACGTTGACCCCGTGGATGGGGGCGGACAGTTTTGCGATCGCGGCAGTCAATATCGCCCCAGCATCTTCTATACATCGGATGACCAAAAAGCTTTGGCAGAGCAGTCCAAACAAACGCTAGAGAAATCAGGTCAACTCCCGAAGCCGATTCAGACCACCATTGTTTCAGCCAGCGAGTTTTACCCTGCCGAAGATTATCACCAGAACTACTACGAAACAAACTCTACCTGGTATCACTTCTACCGCTTTACCTGTGGGCGAGATCAGCGACTAGCCAAGCTTTGGAAACAAGACAATGCTTAGGGGTTTATATTCTCTTTGTATTCGTTGTCTGATATGAGGATTATTCAGGCGACGTTTCATACGACTGCTAAAACTACCGTCCCAGAAGGTTTTCACCTGTTGTCCTTGCCACCAAAGTCACCTGAACTACAACCGGCTGAACGGCTATGAACGATTGCGAACGAAGCAATTGCCAATCAGAGTTTCAAGTCTTTGGACCAGTTAGAGGACAGGCTCGCTCATTATTGTCGTGCCTTGATTACTCAGCCTGACTTTGTTCAAGGGCTAACCAACTTCTATTGGTGAGAAGGTTCTGTCGCTTAGTTGGCCGTCTCTAACCGGATTTCATATAATTGAGTGAAAGTTTGAAACTGTTGCCGCAGTTGTTACAGAGTGCATACGAAGTGCCCACTTTGCCTGATTTTTTTGTCCAGTTGCTTCCACATTTGGGGCACTTGCCGACTGAACCTCTGGGGCGTCCCGTGATGGGTTTAGCCTCAACCGTGAAGGATTTCATCTCACAATCATCGTGAGGGCAAGTATAGCGCTGTGAACCACTGGCGTTGAGTCCTTTCTTTCGGACAGTGCGATCGCAACGTGGGCATTTTGCAGTCATTTCAGATCTCCTAGCCAGTACCAATCCTCTGCATAATCAAGTCTGAGAAAAAATTGCCCTTGCTGCCGCCAGTCGTTTCTTCATCTGAGTGAGCAACTGCTCTGATTCATGGAAGGTATTATTCCCTCGTTTGCTGTTACAACCTTGGCAGATAGCTCTGAGATTGGAGTAGGTGAAAGCTAGATGAGGATACTTACTCTTAGGCAGGACGTGATCAATCGTGGCTCTATCTGCCCTAGGAATGGTCAATCGTTCCCGCTTGGTCAGATACTTGGTTCGATGCATCGTCTTACCGCAGCAAGGGCATGGGGCTAGATGAGCATCATTTAGCAACTGGCATCCCGAGGTATAGCTACCGTCTGGCTTCAGGATTGTGACGGAATTAAGATCCCACTTCGGACAGCGCTGGCTCACTGGTAATTCTCCTGCAATTGATTGAAGCGTTTCTTCATGCGATCAAGGGCGTACTCTGCCTTTTGAATGTGAGTCATTCCCGCTGTCTCTTTATCCAACTCCGACCAAACCGCTTGACGGCTAACGTCATTCATCCGAGATGTGTCAAAGGTCGCGGTCAAAAGCTGCCAGGATTGCCTTACATTTGCCCAGCCACGATTGTTGTATCCCTGTTGGCGAAGTTGCCGCTGTTGGGCTTTAGGTCGTGGATGGAAGGCCTCAGAGTTGCGCTTCTGCCATTGTCGGTATGAAAGATTGAATATCTTCACTAACTCGCCTCTTTAATAAGTTTGGCGTTGGCGGCTTCAGTTGCCTTGGCATGTTTGACAACGTATTCTGCATCGATGATTGTGGCTTCTATTTCCTGTAGGTGATCATCGGCATAGACTAGGTTTTCCTCAGCCAGTGTTGCCTTACGCTCTGCATGGTCAGAATTTCGTATGGCGTTATAAATCTTCCGGCCCAACTGTTCCAGCTTGCTAGGTTTCATCCGTTCGTCTAGCTCTGCATCGAGCTTGTCAGCCTTTATCCGAAGCTCTGGATCAGCATTGTCTTTCACCTGCTGCATCTCCGCTTTGAGGTCAGAGATTTGCGATCTCAACTTGTCGTTAGATTTGCGAGTATTGTTTGCTCCGTGTGCCCTCATTTTCTTAACCAATATGGTGAGATGAGGGACCATTTCTACAGGAGCATTACCAAGGCTCAGAAGCGTATCGTCTTCTAAAGATCCCAGGATGGCTAACGCAAAGGTAGTGTCGCGGTTGAGCTGTTTGACAAGTTGCTGACGCTGTTCGGGGTCCATTGATTTGAATTAACTTTGATGTTCCTAGCGTATCCCGCGACTTTAGAAAAACCGTCAGTGTGAATACGGAACTTTAGTGAGCGGGCCAAAACGGAAAAATGAGGCTCTTGCTTGCCGTAATCAACAGCCTCCGGTTCTACCGGAGATTGTTGATTCGACATAGAAGACTCTAGTACACCAGTGGTACTGATAGGCTCCACATCAATGGATCACGCCCTTTGCTTTTGATAGAAGCAGTCGTAGCTCACGTCCATATAAAGCGATAGCCGACATCCAACTGCTTTTGTCTGCGTAACGCTCCATATCGTCGGTCCCACGCTCCGCTTTCAAGATCGGCCTTTAAACTCGCCATGCCCCGCTGACGTTCTTCCACAGCCATTTTCGCAAATGATGAAATTCCATTTCGAATGTCAACCTCTAGATAAAGTTCTGGCCGTGACCATCCAACGGCGGCAAAGGAATCTGACAGGTCACGGGGCAAGGGAAAAGGATGCACGGAAACAGCTTGACCTGTAATCGACTCAATATCAGACACCAAAGCTGGAATGGTCAGAAACGTAGCCTGAACATCTGGAATCAGAGACGGAAAGTATTCCGTTAGCCAGAAATTTGCGATCGCATCCGGATCATAGGTAAACAAGATCAGTTGACCGTCCCCGATCACACGGCAAATTTCCTTCAGTGCTTGTCGATGGTCTTGAAAGTGATGGAACGCCAGCATGACAATTGCTGCATCGGCTGATTGATCCGCGAGGGGCAGATTCTCAGCAAACGCATCTATCCATTGAATATTAGGATTTGCGATCGCTTGGTTCCTCATCATGGCTGCAGGCTCTACAGCAAGAACATAGTGCCCTTTCTCTGCCAGAGCCTGTGAATAGGAGCCAGTACCTGCACCAATATCAACAATGGTGGAACCTAGGGGACATCTCAAAACCTCAAATAGTTTTTCTACAATCCGAGGATCACGTTTTCTCGTTCGGGCGTAGTTTTGACCAATGGCGTCGTAAAGTGTCATCCTATTGCCGCTACACACTGAGTAAAAGATAAGACAATTGACTGTGCAGAAGCATTTCTGACGTCATTGAGCGCTTCACCATGTATAAGCTTTACGAATTTCCGTCATCTGGGAACTGCTACAAATTGCGGCTTGCAATGTCACAGTTGAATGTTGATTATGAGCGCATCCCGATAGACGTTACTCGGGGCGAATCTCGTACAGAAGCATTCCTGCGCATCAATCCGAATGGTCGAGTTCCTGTACTACAGGTATCAGAGGGTGTTTCCCTTCCCGAATCTAACGCGGCTCTGTGGTACCTCGCTTGTGATACGCCACTTTGTCCTACGTCAAAACTAGAACAGGCGCAAGTGCTGCAGTGGATGTTTTTTGAACAATACAGTCACGAGCCATTTATCGCGACATCACGCTATTGGATCTCCATTCTCAAAGCTGCTGATGCTTATAGAGAACAACTTGAAGAGAAGCGTCCTAAGGGTTATGCCGCCTTAGATGTGATGGAGCAACATCTGGCACACAACTCATTTTTTGTTGGTGACGCATACTCAATTGCTGATATTGCTCTCTATGGTTATACACATGTCGCTCACGAGGGCGGCTTTGATCTGCAGGCATATCCCGCTATACGAGGATGGCTTGAGCGGATTTTGCGATCGCAAAACTACATCCCCATCAGTCACTAACCCAATACAAAGTTTGACGACTGACTCTGCAATCAAAGAAATCTACATCGATAGACTCACGCTTAAACCGAATGGGCGAATCTAGTTCGCTGCGTCGGTTAGAGTAGGGTAATCTGCTACAATTCTTAAGGATTCTATAAGGTTTTATGTTCATGGAATCAAACCGCGCTCGGATTGCCATTGATGCGATGGGAGGCGACCACGCACCCGATGAAGTTGTAGCCGGGGCCTTGCTTGCCCAAGCCGAGCTAGATGTTGAAGTCCTGCTTGTCGGTAACCCTGAACTGATTGAAGCCTCGGTTAAGGAGAACGGCGGGTCTCTTGACTCCGTGAAGATTGTGCCAGCAGAAGGCATGATTGAGATGACCGAAGAGCCCTTGAGCGCGCTGCGTAAGAAGCGAAAAGCCTCTATTAACGTCGCCATGAACCTAGTTAAAAAAGGTGAGGCAGACGCGGTTGTTTCCGCAGGACATTCTGGCGCTGCAATGGCAGCGGCTCTTCTGCGCCTGGGACGACTGCCTGGTATTGACCGACCCGCGATTGGTGCCGTTTTCCCAACATTGATTGCCGGGA carries:
- a CDS encoding sodium-dependent bicarbonate transport family permease, whose protein sequence is MDFLSDFLTLFLAKLQSPTLGFLIGGMVVAAVNSRLTIPDPIYKFIVFMLLLKVGLSGGIAIREANLAEMLLPAAFAMIVGILIVFIGRYTLAKLPNVKTVDAIATAGLFGAVSGSTLAAALTLLETEGIEYEAWAAALYPFMDIPALVTAIVLASIYNNKQKQRRAAEEQLSKQEYLSKQPVASGGYSSGQNVAAGGRPKKQQVERVKVWPIVKESLQGSALSALLLGLALGILTQPESVFESFYEPLFRGLLSILMLVMGMEATARLGELRKVGQWYALYAFVAPLLHGLIAFGFGMIAHVITGFSLGGVVIMAVIAASSSDISGPPTLRAGIPSANPSAYIGSSTAVGTPVALALGIPLYIGLAQALAGG
- a CDS encoding glutathione S-transferase family protein, with the protein product MYKLYEFPSSGNCYKLRLAMSQLNVDYERIPIDVTRGESRTEAFLRINPNGRVPVLQVSEGVSLPESNAALWYLACDTPLCPTSKLEQAQVLQWMFFEQYSHEPFIATSRYWISILKAADAYREQLEEKRPKGYAALDVMEQHLAHNSFFVGDAYSIADIALYGYTHVAHEGGFDLQAYPAIRGWLERILRSQNYIPISH
- a CDS encoding IS1/IS1595 family N-terminal zinc-binding domain-containing protein encodes the protein MTAKCPRCDRTVRKKGLNASGSQRYTCPHDDCEMKSFTVEAKPITGRPRGSVGKCPKCGSNWTKKSGKVGTSYALCNNCGNSFKLSLNYMKSG
- a CDS encoding P-II family nitrogen regulator; the protein is MAKPASKLVIVTEKLLLKKIAKIIDEAGATGYTVVDAGGKGSRNVRSSGRPAVSDTDSNVKIEVLTDSREMALKISDEIALQYFDDYSGIAYLCDAEVLSAHKFCGPDGC
- a CDS encoding potassium channel family protein, whose protein sequence is MPRLKRIQKSAGNDRYYAALKQRYRKTQQELFLGLLALLSVILTGTLWYWLVEGWRFIESLYMTVITLATVGFSEVQPLGDRGRLFTILLIVLGIVAVGYIVNRFTAAIVGGYFQEGMRLNQRRKLMQELSEHYILCGFGRTGRQIAEEFSVQKIPFVVVDADEEAVQRAQRMGFVAVQGDATQDNTLHLLKIEAAVCLVSALSSDAENLYTVLSARTLNPNIRIIARASGEDAIQKLQRVGSDAVISPYVTGGKRMAAAALRPQVMDFMDGIFSGGDRTYYMEEFLLDPLVCSQIGQTLKESKLRSLTGVLIVAIRREQGELIIGPTAEVQLQARDFLICLGTAEQLQIMNRTLCPINSSHLQRPLWE
- the lgt gene encoding prolipoprotein diacylglyceryl transferase; this translates as MLLAAAQSLFAFTFTSPGTNLKIGPLSLRFYGLLIASAILIGVTLSQKLAKSRRLNPEIIGDLAVWLVIGAIPCARLYYVAFQWDYYSQNPEQIIAIWRGGIAIHGAIIGGTIAAIIFSRLQRISFWRLADAVAPSLILGQAIGRWGNFFNSEAFGAPTNLPWKLFIPANSRPEGLASEAYYHPTFLYESLWNVMVCGLLLTVFFRFPKAKPGTLFLLYSVGYSAGRFWIEGLRTDSLMLGPLRIAQVVSLVGIIGGLIGLGWLYYLNRYLPDVVSPKKRPLI
- a CDS encoding HNH endonuclease; the encoded protein is MSQRCPKWDLNSVTILKPDGSYTSGCQLLNDAHLAPCPCCGKTMHRTKYLTKRERLTIPRADRATIDHVLPKSKYPHLAFTYSNLRAICQGCNSKRGNNTFHESEQLLTQMKKRLAAARAIFSQT
- a CDS encoding class I SAM-dependent methyltransferase; the protein is MTLYDAIGQNYARTRKRDPRIVEKLFEVLRCPLGSTIVDIGAGTGSYSQALAEKGHYVLAVEPAAMMRNQAIANPNIQWIDAFAENLPLADQSADAAIVMLAFHHFQDHRQALKEICRVIGDGQLILFTYDPDAIANFWLTEYFPSLIPDVQATFLTIPALVSDIESITGQAVSVHPFPLPRDLSDSFAAVGWSRPELYLEVDIRNGISSFAKMAVEERQRGMASLKADLESGAWDRRYGALRRQKQLDVGYRFIWT
- the msrA gene encoding peptide-methionine (S)-S-oxide reductase MsrA, encoding MFKRWFAIATLTLFFALYTWMPAVYAQDQAKAIFAGGCFWCMEKPFDELPGVISTTSGYTGGTKDNPTYEEVSSGNTGHAESVEVVYDPEQVSYDQLLDVYWHNVDPVDGGGQFCDRGSQYRPSIFYTSDDQKALAEQSKQTLEKSGQLPKPIQTTIVSASEFYPAEDYHQNYYETNSTWYHFYRFTCGRDQRLAKLWKQDNA